A stretch of the Vulcanisaeta souniana JCM 11219 genome encodes the following:
- a CDS encoding thiamine pyrophosphate-dependent dehydrogenase E1 component subunit alpha gives MAQREELSKDKLMWMYETMVKIRLHENKAAELFAQGKIKGFVHLYVGEEAVATGVMAALKPGDVITGTHRSHGHYIAKGGDLKASFAELFGKRTGSNKGKGGSMHIADPSIGMLGANGMVGGGIPHAVGAALAFKLLGKDNVAVAFFGEGGSNQQNFHEAINLAAIWKLPVVFVCENNLYQISLHYSKQQLITSVAERGKAYGIPGVSVDGQDVLAVYETTKEAVDRARRGEGPTLIEARTYRFRGHFEGDPQIYRSKDELEWWMNNKDPIKLFEKYLLERSMATREELDAVWKRVSNEVDEAVKFALDSPYPGPEELYEDVFARPTNGVLVWRWE, from the coding sequence ATGGCACAGAGGGAGGAGTTAAGTAAGGATAAGCTTATGTGGATGTACGAGACCATGGTCAAGATAAGGCTCCATGAAAATAAGGCCGCAGAACTCTTCGCCCAGGGTAAGATCAAGGGCTTCGTACACCTATATGTCGGTGAGGAGGCCGTGGCCACTGGCGTCATGGCCGCGCTCAAACCCGGCGATGTGATTACGGGCACCCACAGGAGCCACGGCCACTACATCGCCAAGGGCGGTGACCTGAAGGCATCCTTTGCCGAATTATTTGGCAAGAGGACGGGTAGTAACAAGGGTAAGGGAGGCTCAATGCACATTGCTGACCCAAGTATTGGTATGCTTGGTGCAAACGGCATGGTTGGCGGCGGTATACCACATGCAGTTGGCGCTGCATTGGCCTTTAAGTTATTGGGTAAGGATAACGTCGCAGTCGCCTTCTTCGGGGAGGGAGGCTCAAATCAGCAGAACTTCCATGAGGCAATTAACCTAGCTGCAATTTGGAAGTTACCCGTTGTATTCGTATGTGAGAATAATCTATATCAAATATCACTTCACTACTCGAAGCAGCAATTAATAACCAGCGTTGCCGAGAGAGGAAAGGCCTATGGAATACCTGGCGTGAGCGTTGATGGGCAGGACGTACTGGCAGTTTACGAGACAACAAAGGAGGCTGTTGATAGGGCTAGGAGGGGTGAGGGACCAACACTAATAGAGGCCAGGACATATAGGTTCAGGGGGCACTTTGAGGGTGATCCACAGATCTATAGGTCTAAGGATGAGCTTGAGTGGTGGATGAACAATAAGGACCCAATTAAGTTATTCGAGAAGTACCTGCTCGAGAGAAGCATGGCAACTAGGGAGGAGCTTGATGCAGTATGGAAGCGTGTGTCTAATGAGGTTGATGAGGCCGTGAAGTTCGCTCTGGACAGTCCATACCCAGGCCCAGAGGAGCTTTATGAGGATGTATTTGCAAGGCCGACAAATGGAGTATTAGTTTGGAGGTGGGAGTGA
- a CDS encoding NAD(+)/NADH kinase: protein MPRNPVIGLVINPQAGRDIRRLVAYASVFDNSEKMNIVRKLIMTLLDLGINRYVIMPEPEGIVTTALHSLPSNAIEGIEYEYAPIRVSGTWVDTYDAVRYMIGRVDALIVLGGDGTNRIVAKTGIEVPVMPISTGTNNVFPYMIEATIAAEAVAAIVLGYVGVEEGAYRSKVIRIYEDGEYRDVAIVDAVSTSYQYIGARAIWEPEYIREVFTVLSAPYNIGLSSIAGLFKEVGHENDEAIYVRLSRDGTGKSFRTAITPGRMSRLSVEEVREVRLGERVRLSPGSTLIALDGEREFMVDPGSELVVEAVRRGPFVIDYRKTLSMAKERGFFESFK, encoded by the coding sequence ATGCCTAGAAACCCCGTGATAGGTCTCGTGATTAATCCACAGGCAGGTAGGGACATTAGGAGGTTGGTTGCCTACGCCAGTGTCTTTGATAATTCTGAGAAGATGAACATCGTGCGTAAATTAATAATGACCTTACTCGATCTTGGCATTAATAGGTACGTAATAATGCCTGAGCCCGAGGGCATCGTAACCACTGCATTGCACTCACTACCAAGTAATGCTATTGAGGGTATTGAGTATGAGTATGCCCCAATAAGGGTTAGTGGTACTTGGGTTGATACTTATGATGCCGTTAGGTACATGATTGGTAGAGTTGATGCATTAATAGTCCTTGGTGGTGATGGTACGAATAGGATAGTTGCAAAGACGGGTATTGAGGTGCCTGTCATGCCCATATCCACGGGTACGAATAACGTGTTTCCATACATGATAGAGGCCACTATTGCGGCGGAGGCAGTGGCTGCAATAGTACTTGGTTATGTTGGAGTTGAGGAGGGTGCGTACAGGAGTAAGGTGATTAGGATTTATGAGGATGGTGAGTATAGGGATGTGGCCATCGTGGATGCTGTATCCACTTCCTATCAGTACATAGGTGCCAGGGCAATTTGGGAACCTGAGTACATTAGGGAGGTTTTCACAGTGCTTAGTGCACCATATAATATTGGCCTATCATCAATAGCCGGCCTATTTAAGGAGGTTGGGCATGAGAATGATGAGGCAATATACGTTAGGTTATCAAGGGATGGAACTGGTAAGTCGTTTAGGACTGCAATAACGCCAGGCCGCATGAGTAGGCTCAGCGTTGAGGAGGTCAGGGAGGTGAGGCTTGGTGAGAGGGTTCGGTTAAGTCCTGGTTCGACGTTAATAGCCCTGGATGGTGAGAGGGAGTTCATGGTTGATCCAGGGAGTGAATTGGTGGTTGAGGCTGTCAGGAGAGGCCCATTTGTCATTGATTATAGAAAAACCCTCAGTATGGCGAAGGAAAGGGGGTTCTTCGAATCATTCAAGTAA
- a CDS encoding lipoate--protein ligase family protein produces MRVRLVEHEFLDNPRMSLAVEEAIFRLMLLGKSPPTLWFWRHRNAVIIGKFQIAEEEVNMDVVQQYNVQIAKRDTGGGAVYQDLGNLIYSVIIPDIYGVSNDVIRMYEAMIKPVLLAFKMLGIRAESPGLNDVEINDRKVLGSAAGLREGFVLFHATMLISSNLDMLARVLKVPKTKLQDKGITQVSHRVGNVYDLTGKDMDDVKYALLRGYSEYLGFEYYRDELTERELRLAEYLYYNKYNRPEWVFGREFISVEIPRELLE; encoded by the coding sequence ATGAGAGTTAGGCTCGTGGAGCACGAGTTCTTGGATAACCCAAGGATGAGCCTGGCGGTTGAGGAGGCGATATTTAGGCTCATGTTGCTTGGTAAGTCACCACCAACCCTCTGGTTCTGGAGACATAGGAATGCGGTGATCATTGGTAAGTTCCAGATTGCTGAGGAGGAGGTTAACATGGACGTGGTTCAGCAGTACAACGTTCAAATAGCCAAGAGGGACACCGGCGGTGGCGCCGTTTATCAGGACCTCGGCAACCTAATATACTCCGTCATAATACCTGATATTTATGGGGTTAGTAATGATGTTATTAGGATGTACGAAGCAATGATAAAACCAGTATTACTGGCCTTTAAGATGCTTGGTATTAGGGCGGAGAGCCCGGGACTTAATGATGTGGAGATTAATGATAGGAAGGTCCTTGGCTCAGCCGCGGGATTGAGGGAGGGCTTCGTGCTATTCCACGCAACCATGCTCATAAGTAGCAACCTAGATATGCTTGCCAGGGTCCTTAAGGTGCCCAAGACCAAGCTTCAGGATAAGGGTATTACCCAGGTCAGTCATAGGGTTGGTAATGTCTATGACCTAACAGGTAAGGACATGGATGATGTTAAGTATGCGTTACTCAGGGGTTACTCGGAGTACCTGGGCTTCGAGTACTATAGGGATGAATTAACTGAACGTGAACTCAGACTTGCTGAGTACCTATATTATAATAAGTATAATAGGCCTGAATGGGTCTTCGGTAGAGAATTCATAAGTGTGGAAATACCCAGGGAATTACTTGAATGA
- a CDS encoding lipoate protein ligase C-terminal domain-containing protein: protein MSLINEYKAKKGLIRVRLRLSDDGRITWIRITGDFFMYPEEALLMLEKSLTGVKFSRGDVSRVIHEFFSSGVKVPFVTEEDFVEAIMGAHHES, encoded by the coding sequence ATGTCCTTAATTAATGAGTATAAGGCTAAGAAGGGTTTGATAAGAGTTAGGTTGAGACTTAGTGATGATGGTAGGATAACCTGGATTAGGATAACGGGTGACTTCTTCATGTATCCAGAGGAGGCATTGCTCATGCTTGAGAAGTCGTTGACTGGTGTTAAATTCAGTAGGGGTGATGTTAGTAGGGTTATTCATGAGTTCTTCAGTAGTGGTGTTAAGGTGCCCTTCGTTACTGAGGAGGACTTCGTGGAAGCAATAATGGGTGCTCACCATGAGAGTTAG
- a CDS encoding 2-oxo acid dehydrogenase subunit E2 has product MLITVPNLWNYDRYGPGVITEWYKKEGDLVKKKEPLCQIMVIKATYIVESPIDGKLTRIIAQKGTKVKPGDPLVEIEEVAAPPAPTPVPAPQPAPQVITAPEVKEYSVIKIEGLRRVIADRMTESLRTAAQYTLHMDADATELVELRESRFKDYSYTELLSYIVIKALKDYPSLNAHVVNDEMRIFNHVHLGIGIQTDNGLLVGVVKNADTMDLDALAKGIKRVIDDVRQGRAIPEELTGSTFTISNLGMTEVIYFTPIINPPEVAILGVGKIRDINGKKLMPLSLTLDHRVIDGYVGAQFLGRLKELIEKPHEVLPGLPPPPEVSFNLTAISLSNTKIEATIRNFRVMVDEPEDAGGTNAAPNPIEYLLLALAGCMNVTIRKIARERGIKIDSMQLSITGSLNPAKFEGTAKTGRAGLTRINIELSISTTAPRDVINDIIKEAEERCPVHDTLTQGTQIKITIK; this is encoded by the coding sequence ATGCTTATTACAGTACCCAATCTGTGGAATTACGATAGGTACGGGCCAGGAGTCATCACAGAGTGGTACAAGAAGGAGGGTGACCTAGTGAAGAAGAAGGAACCCCTGTGCCAAATAATGGTCATTAAAGCCACATACATAGTGGAGAGTCCAATAGATGGTAAATTAACGAGGATAATAGCCCAGAAGGGCACTAAGGTCAAGCCTGGCGATCCACTCGTGGAGATTGAGGAGGTGGCCGCGCCGCCAGCACCAACGCCAGTGCCCGCACCACAGCCAGCACCACAGGTTATCACCGCACCCGAGGTTAAGGAGTACTCAGTAATTAAGATCGAGGGTCTTAGGAGAGTTATTGCTGACAGGATGACCGAGAGCCTGAGAACCGCAGCACAGTACACATTACACATGGATGCCGATGCTACAGAGTTAGTGGAGCTCAGAGAGTCAAGATTTAAGGATTACTCATACACGGAACTACTCTCATACATAGTAATTAAGGCGCTTAAGGACTACCCAAGCCTTAATGCCCACGTTGTTAATGATGAAATGAGAATATTCAACCATGTACACCTAGGCATCGGAATACAAACGGATAATGGTCTCCTCGTGGGTGTCGTTAAGAATGCCGATACTATGGATCTGGATGCCCTTGCCAAGGGCATTAAGAGGGTTATTGACGATGTTAGGCAAGGCAGGGCAATACCGGAGGAATTGACTGGGTCTACATTCACAATAAGTAACCTGGGAATGACGGAGGTCATTTACTTCACACCAATAATAAACCCGCCGGAGGTTGCGATACTCGGTGTTGGGAAGATTAGGGACATAAACGGTAAGAAACTCATGCCATTAAGTCTAACCCTTGATCACAGGGTAATTGATGGTTATGTTGGTGCCCAATTCCTGGGTAGACTCAAGGAATTGATTGAGAAACCACACGAAGTACTGCCTGGACTACCACCTCCACCCGAGGTTTCCTTCAACCTAACCGCAATATCACTATCCAACACTAAGATTGAGGCTACCATAAGGAACTTCAGGGTAATGGTTGATGAGCCTGAGGATGCGGGAGGCACAAACGCAGCACCAAACCCAATAGAATACCTACTACTCGCTTTAGCCGGGTGTATGAATGTGACAATTAGGAAGATAGCCAGGGAGAGAGGCATTAAGATAGACTCAATGCAATTATCAATAACTGGATCACTAAATCCAGCTAAGTTCGAAGGAACAGCAAAAACAGGGAGGGCGGGCCTAACACGCATAAACATTGAACTAAGCATATCAACAACAGCACCAAGGGATGTAATAAACGACATAATTAAGGAAGCTGAAGAAAGATGCCCAGTACACGACACACTAACCCAAGGAACGCAAATAAAAATCACGATCAAATAA
- a CDS encoding acetamidase/formamidase family protein has protein sequence MITIDGTKEENLHYKWSPNLKPIAHVRDGDEVRVIIPDSSTMQVKPGMTAEDLARLDSSKFDAAVGPIYVEGAEPGDALAVDILDIQVGDWGWSAILGFIGLLKGKFRDLLVHWRISNGYAETVGDFLKGIKVPVRPFLGVIGVAPREGEFEMIPPQYFGGNMDNRLHGIGARVYLPVNVRGALLSLADPHASQGDGEVTGTAIETSATVRIRVNVIKGMGIRRPFTVAPVRDEPTDIIATMGISSDLYQAARDALEDMLTILNRLYGLTPEEGYVLSSVIGNLRISEIVDEPNYVVTLTIPRNIVGKIRQ, from the coding sequence GTGATTACCATTGATGGAACTAAGGAGGAGAACCTGCATTATAAGTGGAGTCCTAATTTAAAGCCGATCGCCCATGTTAGGGATGGTGATGAGGTTAGGGTCATAATACCGGACTCATCAACAATGCAGGTTAAGCCAGGAATGACCGCGGAGGACTTGGCTAGGCTTGACTCCTCGAAATTCGATGCGGCTGTCGGCCCTATTTACGTGGAGGGTGCTGAGCCTGGTGATGCCTTAGCCGTTGATATACTGGATATCCAAGTGGGTGATTGGGGTTGGTCAGCAATACTTGGCTTCATAGGTCTTCTTAAGGGTAAGTTTAGGGATTTACTTGTTCATTGGAGGATCAGTAATGGTTATGCGGAGACCGTGGGCGACTTCCTCAAGGGCATTAAAGTACCGGTTAGGCCATTCCTTGGCGTTATTGGTGTTGCACCTAGGGAGGGCGAGTTTGAGATGATACCGCCTCAGTACTTCGGTGGTAATATGGATAATAGGCTTCATGGTATTGGGGCTAGGGTTTACTTACCAGTCAATGTCAGGGGTGCGTTGTTATCGCTTGCTGATCCCCACGCTAGTCAGGGTGATGGTGAGGTGACTGGGACAGCCATTGAGACCAGTGCCACGGTTAGGATTAGGGTTAATGTGATTAAGGGCATGGGTATAAGGAGGCCATTCACGGTGGCTCCCGTAAGGGATGAGCCCACTGATATTATCGCAACCATGGGCATATCCAGTGATCTTTACCAAGCAGCTAGGGATGCGCTTGAGGATATGCTAACGATATTGAATAGGCTCTATGGGTTAACTCCTGAGGAGGGTTACGTACTGAGTAGTGTGATTGGAAACCTTAGGATTTCAGAGATAGTTGATGAACCAAATTACGTAGTAACACTAACAATACCAAGAAACATAGTAGGAAAGATACGGCAATGA
- a CDS encoding APC family permease, whose translation MSSSTGLRRGVVTFWELVFQSLSFTAPGIAALATLSGAVAFAYGSAPLSVVLAALGVASAAYAVYEFSLKVASSGGYYRYIERGFGSRVGAWGGWLYILYAGVAATPFIYLETALAVQYGLSALGINLPSWSWFPLGIADALLALILPYLGIKPSVKYMLWTGMIEIAALMLGGAIIIALSPKPWDPLVFTPAYAPGGWSGVGMGLVFAFTAFAGWGSMTFLGAEAREAHMNIRRGVIAVITLLSVFFIFMIYALIIGWGPSNASSYFQYFIPGITEAVKYGLIPIAILWLVLVTNSGFTDTMAILNAVARDMYTMAKDSALPQWLSMTHPKYKTPHRALILDTIIGLVLFTVLGWTLGPLNAFLITGLWGGVATSIEHFLVNTALPLYSRKRNFFKWAHVVIPTIASILYVFVLYATAVTTAISLPVIVAMAFLIAWFIITGFISWKKPVIPRLEEGEEL comes from the coding sequence GTGAGTTCCTCAACGGGTTTAAGGAGGGGTGTTGTAACCTTTTGGGAACTTGTTTTTCAGTCTCTAAGTTTCACGGCTCCTGGAATTGCGGCCTTAGCTACGTTGAGCGGTGCTGTGGCCTTTGCCTATGGTTCGGCGCCTCTTTCAGTCGTTCTTGCAGCACTTGGTGTTGCATCCGCGGCATACGCCGTTTATGAGTTCTCCCTTAAGGTTGCATCAAGTGGTGGGTATTATAGGTATATTGAGAGGGGTTTTGGCTCTAGGGTTGGTGCCTGGGGTGGCTGGTTGTACATACTATATGCTGGTGTTGCGGCGACACCATTCATTTACTTGGAAACTGCCCTTGCCGTTCAATACGGCTTATCAGCACTAGGCATTAATCTCCCAAGCTGGTCCTGGTTCCCACTGGGCATTGCCGATGCATTGCTCGCATTAATACTGCCCTACCTAGGCATTAAACCCTCGGTTAAGTACATGCTCTGGACAGGGATGATTGAGATAGCCGCCCTAATGCTTGGCGGAGCAATAATAATAGCCCTATCCCCCAAGCCCTGGGACCCACTCGTATTCACACCGGCCTATGCACCTGGTGGTTGGTCAGGTGTTGGTATGGGCCTTGTCTTCGCCTTCACGGCCTTTGCTGGTTGGGGCTCAATGACATTCCTAGGCGCCGAGGCTAGGGAGGCACATATGAACATTAGGAGAGGTGTCATTGCCGTCATAACGCTCTTAAGCGTATTCTTCATATTCATGATATACGCATTAATAATTGGTTGGGGACCTAGCAACGCCTCATCTTACTTCCAATACTTCATACCGGGCATAACCGAGGCTGTTAAGTATGGTTTAATTCCAATAGCCATTCTATGGCTAGTATTAGTTACGAATAGTGGATTTACAGATACCATGGCAATACTAAACGCTGTGGCCAGGGACATGTACACAATGGCTAAGGACAGCGCATTGCCACAATGGCTCTCCATGACGCATCCCAAGTATAAGACTCCACATAGAGCGTTGATTCTAGACACAATAATTGGCCTAGTACTATTCACCGTACTTGGCTGGACACTAGGGCCATTAAATGCATTCCTAATTACCGGTCTTTGGGGTGGTGTTGCGACATCAATAGAGCACTTCCTAGTGAATACCGCATTACCACTATACTCGAGGAAGAGGAACTTCTTTAAGTGGGCTCATGTTGTAATACCCACCATAGCCTCAATACTGTATGTATTCGTACTATACGCCACCGCAGTAACAACTGCGATAAGCTTACCGGTAATCGTAGCCATGGCCTTCCTAATAGCTTGGTTTATAATCACAGGCTTTATATCCTGGAAGAAACCAGTAATTCCAAGGCTGGAGGAGGGTGAGGAGTTGTGA